In the Mytilus trossulus isolate FHL-02 chromosome 1, PNRI_Mtr1.1.1.hap1, whole genome shotgun sequence genome, one interval contains:
- the LOC134687375 gene encoding uncharacterized protein LOC134687375: protein MDNESFENIDSGNEKKHTKCNTDEGFDNVDKRFRNVRNIDTHSLGNRIDPTNGDFEQDDELKSDKNEEQDVNTDDNDNQREFVQEEDKVNNNEDKTTADSVGNHSTRVNGNGNKTDFSSNHTDENLESPQDTVNHIDEPKESENKCNNVDTENHNRKSSDESLETDEEEILQKTKFVNSDVPRRPSRSRRSGVVNDTTFIERLLSTESSTEDVNNDDILDLIQKEADINNSVNEEDSSKQANFFIGTPPPTKTAVDPLEKENTSKENEATYENEATYKPLEAAPDVYYEEGPKRLKRHTIEKEDFSGAKTFQDKNKLIVKYPNRKVSFEHRLLHVPDPHDKTISPLTIDVGSASPKPILKTPTRRTSFESHMVRHIQPTGHLNYGYLHDEFKDKLEKRKVSLETRHFYNQDSELYDDNEYENYTDGNSKPGIETGQFVKREKENGVSFQNGTCERSNSDEDFSNGELRSFSKRPSLIFDDDCDIINKNFSAHLRKDSIALTSEKLHQLESIHRHYNSCDYDMKESKWKKALSNWKKFQLHLCVICIFIALLAIVIVGWHFHHRSSKIEKIGKRIFFDPATHEIYLSNPGDTHRLNGKIGINVPTWQLPFHCHTEAEKATYTCLRWKHGAILRISYFERPDVNCYNISWEQLKHDLIPFDCFDLGADQWYGPGNQSSPFWPLKSESFEFSASMSRHFDAGTFSSAIDYHWISSGGSAIFVPNDVPLEVKWNKRKGQMCLISKYSGDFYGGHTLENARLNYTICSGKDAVTTYKYTRTLMGKLPKILPSKSVLEKPIWSARINSTIDIDKEKITTMLQKLKDENLKCSVFEIAGQWQKRFGDLDFNNNTVNNIFNISELVTSRDCSLSVEINPYFDVLSSNFKEGIKKGYFIKDSGKHAPGIVNFRNEMNAMLDVSETDASDWMKYKLGQLKERYNIQSFSVIYGEPYWIPYNPSFHASNLNPSTLREKFSEMFSSVVSTSDSDIIQGTSNSQNIPHLIPVPAKITMRKEKLCLTGVIERTLALGIKGYPFVVSDLFPDGSNKRRRLPSKDLYIKWIQLSAFFPAMRYSIMPWEYDQSVIEIAKNMTKVHKLYITGTVLSLKGEIQAGLPIIRPIWWVFPDDEEAFKVSDEFLVGDNILVAPVLCEDVNQIKIYFPEGMWSDKSNGQLIQGKSWITYEVNKNKIPYFFRVKVLSNEVALD from the exons ATGGACAatgaaagttttgaaaacatagATTCCGGTAACGAGAAAAAACATACAAAGTGCAATACTGATGAAGGTTTCGATAATGTAGATAAGAGATTTCGCAATGTTCGCAATATTGATACACATAGTTTAGGCAATAGAATAGACCCTACGAATGGAGACTTTGAACAGGATGATGAACTTAAAAGCGACAAAAATGAAGAACAAGACGTGAACACAGACGATAACGACAATCAGCGAGAGTTCGTACAAGAAGAAGATAAGGTAaacaacaatgaggataaaactACAGCTGATTCAGTCGGGAACCACTCAACACGTGTAAATGGAAACGGAAATAAAACTGATTTCAGTTCAAACCATACAGATGAGAATTTAGAATCACCGCAAGATACTGTGAATCATATAGATGAACCAAAGGAATCCGAAAATAAATGCAACAATGTCGATACTGAAAATCATAACAGGAAGTCATCTGATGAAAGTTTGGAAACCGATGAAGaagaaattttacaaaagacaaaatttgtaaattccGACGTACCTAGACGTCCTTCTAGATCTCGCCGTTCAGGTGTGGTGAATGATACAACTTTCATAGAACGTTTATTGTCTACAGAAAGTTCAACAGAAGATGTAAATAATGATGATATACTAGATTTAATTCAGAAAGAGGCTGACATTAACAACAGTGTTAATGAGGAAGATTCGTCAAAACAAGCAAATTTCTTTATTGGCACTCCTCCGCCAACAAAAACAGCAGTTGATCCTTTGGAGAAAGAAAATACGTCAAAAGAAAACGAGGCAACATATGAAAACGAGGCAACATATAAACCACTTGAAGCTGCACCAGATGTATATTATGAGGAGGGACCAAAACGACTGAAAAGACATACCATAGAAAAAGAAGACTTTTCAGGTGCTAAGACATTTCAAGATAAGAATAAACTTATTGTGAAGTATCCAAATAGAAAAGTCAGTTTTGAACACCGTCTTTTACATGTTCCCGATccacatgataaaacaatatcacCATTAACAATAGACGTTGGCTCTGCATCTCCGAAACCTATTCTAAAAACACCAACACGACGAACTAGTTTTGAGTCGCATATGGTTAGACATATACAACCGACGGGACATTTAAATTATGGTTATCTTCATGATGAATTCAAAGATAAACTTGAAAAGAGAAAAGTAAGTTTAGAAACAAGACATTTCTATAATCAGGATTCTGAATTATATGATGACAATGAGTATGAAAATTATACAGATGGAAACTCGAAACCTGGAATTGAAACAGGACAATTCGTTAAACGGGAAAAGGAAAACGGCGTCAGCTTTCAAAATGGTACTTGTGAAAGATCAAATTCAGATGAAGACTTTTCAAATGGCGAATTGAGAAGTTTTTCAAAGCGACCAAGTCTAATATTTGACGACGACTgtgatataataaataaaaacttttctgCACATCTCAGGAAAGATTCCATTGCTCTGACTAGTGAGAAACTTCACCAGCTTGAAAGTATTCATCGACATTATAACTCATGTGATTATGATATGAAAGAATCG AAGTGGAAGAAAGCGTTGTCGAATTGGAAGAAGTTCCAGCTTCATCTGTGCGTAATCTGCATATTTATTGCACTATTGGCAATCGTCATTGTAGGATGGCATTTTCATCATAGATCTAGTAAAATAGAGAAAATTGGCAAGCGAATATTTTTTGACCCAGCAACAcatgaaatttatttatcaaaccCAGGAGATACACACAGATTAAATGGTAAGATAGGTATTAATGTGCCAACGTGGCAATTGCCGTTCCATTGTCATACGGAGGCTGAAAAAGCCACGTATACATGTTTAAGATGGAAACATGGTGCCATTCTCCGAATATCTTACTTTGAAAGACCCGATGTCAATTGTTATAACATCTCATGGGAACAATTGAAGCATGATCTTATACCATTCGACTGTTTTGATCTCGGAGCAGATCAATGGTACGGACCAGGTAATCAGTCAAGCCCTTTTTGGCCTTTGAAGTCCGAGTCGTTTGAATTTAGTGCATCTATGTCCAGACATTTTGATGCTGGCACGTTTAGTTCTGCGATTGATTACCACTGGATTTCCTCTGGAGGGTCCGCTATATTTGTTCCAAATGATGTTCCCCTAGAAGTTAAATGGAATAAACGGAAGGGTCAAATGTGCCTGATTTCTAAATATTCAGGTGATTTCTATGGAGGTCACACGTTAGAAAACGCACGCTTGAATTACACCATTTGCAGTGGGAAAGATGCTGTTACAACCTACAAATATACAAGAACACTAATGGGTAAATTACCCAAAATATTACCTTCGAAATCAGTTCTTGAAAAACCAATATGGTCGGCTCGAATCAATAGTACTATCGATATAGACAAGGAAAAAATTACAACTATGCTGCAAAAACTCAaagatgaaaatttgaaatgcaGCGTGTTTGAAATAGCTGGACAGTGGCAAAAACGGTTTGGGGATTTGGATTTTAATAACAAtacagtaaacaatattttcaatataagcGAATTAGTTACAAGTAGGGACTGTTCACTTTCAGTAGAGATTAATCCTTACTTTGATGTTTTGTCTTCCAATTTCAAAGAAGGCATTAAAAAAGGATATTTCATTAAAGATTCGGGAAAACATGCCCCTGGAATTGTAAATTTTCGAAATGAAATGAATGCAATGCTGGATGTATCTGAAACGGATGCAAGTGAttggatgaaatataaattaggACAGCTGAAAGAACGAtacaatattcaaagtttttcGGTTATATACGGGGAACCCTATTGGATACCATATAATCCGTCGTTTCATGCATCAAATCTTAATCCCAGTACACTTCGTGAAAAGTTTTCTGAAATGTTTTCTTCGGTCGTTTCAACTTCAGATTCAGATATAATTCAAGGAACGTCAAACTCGCAGAATATTCCACACCTTATACCAGTTCCAGCAAAAATCACGATGCGTAAGGAAAAACTATGTTTAACTGGTGTGATAGAAAGAACATTAGCTTTGGGTATCAAAGGATATCCATTTGTTGTCTCGGATCTGTTTCCAGATGGCTCGAATAAAAGGAGAAGACTACCCTCTAAGgatctgtatataaaatggATCCAGTTATCAGCCTTCTTTCCAGCAATGCGATACAGTATAATGCCGTGGGAATATGATCAATCAGTTATAGAAATTGCCAAAAATATGACAAAGGTACACAAATTGTATATCACAGGGACCGTTTTATCGCTAAAGGGAGAAATCCAAGCTGGTTTACCGATAATAAGACCAATATGGTGGGTATTTCCAGACGATGAAGAAGCGTTCAAAGTTTCAGATGAGTTCTTGGTAGGAGATAACATATTAGTTGCACCCGTTCTGTGTGAAGATGtaaatcaaataaagatatattttccAGAAGGTATGTGGAGTGATAAATCAAATGGTCAGTTGATACAAGGTAAAAGTTGGATTACCTATGAAGTGAACAAGAATAAAATACCCTACTTTTTTAGGGTAAAAGTTCTTTCTAACGAGGTGGCTCTGGATTAA